In Pseudomonas oryzihabitans, the DNA window TACGTCTACACCATGCATCGGGTCGGCAAGGTCGTGCCGCCCAAGCGTGAAATCCTCAAGAACATCTCCCTGTCGTTCTTTCCCGGCGCCAAGATCGGCGTGCTCGGTCTGAACGGTGCGGGCAAGTCGACGCTGCTGCGCATCATGGCCGGCGTCGATACCGAGATCGAAGGTGAAGCGCGTCCGATGGCCGGTATCAATGTGGGTTATCTGCCGCAGGAGCCGAAACTTGATCCCGAGCAGACGGTTCGTGACGTAGTCGAGGAAGCGGTCGGCCAGATCAAGCAGGCCCAGGCCCGTCTGGACGAGGTCTATGCCGCCTACGCCGAGCCGGACGCCGACTTCGACGCCCTGGCCGCCGAGCAGGCCAAGCTGGAGGCCATCCTCCAGGCCGCCGATGGCCATAACCTGGATCGTCAGCTGGAAGTCGCCGCCGATGCCCTGCGCCTGCCGGCGTGGGACGCCAAGGTCGGCGTGCTCTCCGGTGGCGAGAAGCGCCGCGTGGCGCTGTGCCGCCTGCTGCTGTCGGCCCCCGACATGCTGCTGCTGGACGAACCCACCAACCACCTGGACGCCGACTCGGTGGCCTGGCTGGAGCACTTCCTGCACGACTTCCCCGGCACCGTGGTGGCCATCACCCACGACCGCTACTTCCTCGACAATGTCGCCGGCTGGATCCTGGAGCTGGACCGTGGCCAGGGCATCCCCTTCGAGGGCAATTACTCCGGCTGGCTGGAATCCAAGGCCGCGCGCCTGACCCAGGAAGCCAAGCAGGAGGCGGCCCACGCCAAGGCGATGAAGGCCGAACTGGAATGGGTGCGCTCCGGCGCCAAGGCCCGCCAGTCCAAGTCCAAGGCCCGTCTGCAGCGCTTCGAGGAAATGCAGTCCCAGGAATTCCAGAAGCGCAGCGAGACCAACGAGATCTACATCCCTGCCGGCCAGCGGCTGGGCGACAAGGTCATCGAGTTCAAGAACGTCAGCAAGGGCTATGGCGATCGCCTGCTGATCGACGACCTGAGCTTCGTGGTGCCCAAGGGCGCCATCGTCGGCGTGATCGGCGGCAACGGCGCCGGCAAGTCGACCCTGTTCCGCATGATCATGGGCAAGGAGCAGCCGGACTCGGGCACCATCGAGATCGGCGACACCGTGCAGCTGGCCAGTGTCGACCAGAGTCGCGAGAACCTGTCCGACACCAAGACCGTCTGGGAGCAGGTCTCCGACGGCTCCGACGTGATCAAGATCGGCAACTACGAGGTGCCTTCGCGCAGCTACGTCGGCCGCTTCAACTTCAAGGGCGCCGACCAGCAGAAGTTCGTCAAGGACCTCTCCGGCGGTGAGCGCGGGCGCCTGCACCTGGCGCTGACCCTCAAGCAGGGCGGCAACGTGCTGCTGCTGGACGAACCCTCCAACGACCTGGACGTGGAAACCCTGCGCGCCCTGGAAGACGCCCTGCTGGACTTCCCCGGCGCGGCCATCGTGATCTCCCACGACCGCTGGTTCCTCGACCGCATCGCCACCCACATCCTCTCCTACGAGGACGACTCCAACGTGGTGTTCTTCGAAGGCAACTACACCGAGTACGAAGCCGATCGCAAGAAGCGCCTGGGTGAGGCCGCGGCCCAGCCCAAGCGGGTCAAGTACAAGAAGCTGGCGTAAGCGTCCGCCGAAACGCCGCTGGGGAAACCCAGCGGCGTTTTCTTTTGTCTCGTTGCTGCGGAAGGCCTGAACGTTGTTTTCAGCGCCGCCAGCCTCCCGCCGACCCCCTGATGGAGAGAAGCCCGATGATCGCTACTCGCTCCCGCCTGCTGCTGGCCCTGGTCGCCGGCGCCCTGGCTACCCCCGTCCTGGCCGACGAGGTCCAGGTGGCCGTGGCCGCCAATTTCAGCGCGCCGCTCAAGGCCATCGGCGAAAGATTCACCCAGGACACCGGCCACCACCTGCTGATCTCCAGCGGCGCCACTGGCCAGCTCTATACCCAGATCAAAAACGGCGCGCCCTTCGCGGTCTTCCTGTCCGCCGACGACAGCACCCCGGCCAAGCTGGAAGCCGAAGGTGCGGCGGTCAAGGGGTCACGCTTCACCTATGCCATCGGCACCCTCGCGCTCTGGTCGCCCAAGGCGGGCTATGTGGACGGGGAGGGCGCGGTACTCAAGCAGAACACCTTCAGCCACCTGGCCGTGGCCAATCCCAAGACCGCGCCCTATGGCCTGGCTGCCACCCAGACCCTGGCCAAGCTGGGGCTGACCGAGGCGGTCGCGGCCAAGCGGGTCGAAGGCCAGAACATCACCCAGGCCTACCAGTTCGTCGCCACCGGCAATGCCGAGCTCGGCTTCGTCGCCCTGTCGCAGATCTATCAGGACGGCCAGGTGAAGGAGGGCTCGGCCTGGATCGTGCCGGCCGCGCTCTACGAGCCGATTCGCCAGGACGCGGTGCTGCTGGAAAAGGGCAAGGACCAGGCAGCCGCCAAGGCGCTGCTGGCCTATCTCAAGGGGCCTCAGGCGGCCGCGGTACTCAAGGCCTACGGCTACCGGCAGTGATCCCATGACCCTGACCGCGGCGGACTGGGCGGCGATCCGCCTGACCCTGGAGCTGGCCAGCGTGACCACGCTGCTGCTGCTGGTGCTGGGCACGCCCCTCGCCTGGTGGCTGGCGCGTACTCGGTCCTGGCTCAAGGGCCCCCTCGGCGCCCTGGTGGCCTTGCCGCTGGTGTTGCCCCCCACGGTGATCGGCTTCTATCTGCTGCTGGCCATGGGGCCGGAAGGCTGGGTCGGGCAGCTCACCGAAGCGCTGGGCCTGGGGCGGCTGCCCTTCACCTTCGCTGGGCTGGTAATGGGCTCGCTGTTCTATTCGTTGCCCTTCGTGGTGCAGCCGCTGCAGAACGCCTTCGAGGCCATCGGTCCGCGCCCCCTGGAGGCGGCGGCCACCTTGAGAGCCAGTCCCCTGGACACCTTCTTCCATGTCGTCCTGCCGTTGGCGCGGCCGGGCTTCATCACCGCCGCCATCCTCGGCTTCGCCCATACCGTGGGCGAATTCGGCGTGGTGCTGATGATCGGCGGCAACGTGCCCGGGCGCACCCAGGTCGTCTCCACCCAGATCTTCAATCATGTGGAAGCCATGGAATATCCCCAGGCGCATCTCCTGGCCGGCGGCATGCTGGTCTTCTCCTTCGTGATCCTCCTGTTGCTCTATGGGCGCCGCGGGCGGTCGGCGTGGACATGAGTCTGACGGCGAGATTCGAACTCTCGCACCCTGGCTTCGCCCTGGATGTGGACCTCGCGCTGCCTGGTAGCGGCGTCACCGCGCTGTTCGGGCCTTCGGGCTCGGGCAAGACCTCCTGCCTGAGGTGCGTGGCCGGCCTGGAACATGGCGCCTGCGGGCGCCTGGTGGTGGCCGGCGAGACCTGGCAGGACAGCGAGCGCGGGCTGTTCCTGCCGCCGCACC includes these proteins:
- the modA gene encoding molybdate ABC transporter substrate-binding protein yields the protein MIATRSRLLLALVAGALATPVLADEVQVAVAANFSAPLKAIGERFTQDTGHHLLISSGATGQLYTQIKNGAPFAVFLSADDSTPAKLEAEGAAVKGSRFTYAIGTLALWSPKAGYVDGEGAVLKQNTFSHLAVANPKTAPYGLAATQTLAKLGLTEAVAAKRVEGQNITQAYQFVATGNAELGFVALSQIYQDGQVKEGSAWIVPAALYEPIRQDAVLLEKGKDQAAAKALLAYLKGPQAAAVLKAYGYRQ
- the modB gene encoding molybdate ABC transporter permease subunit, translating into MTLTAADWAAIRLTLELASVTTLLLLVLGTPLAWWLARTRSWLKGPLGALVALPLVLPPTVIGFYLLLAMGPEGWVGQLTEALGLGRLPFTFAGLVMGSLFYSLPFVVQPLQNAFEAIGPRPLEAAATLRASPLDTFFHVVLPLARPGFITAAILGFAHTVGEFGVVLMIGGNVPGRTQVVSTQIFNHVEAMEYPQAHLLAGGMLVFSFVILLLLYGRRGRSAWT
- the ettA gene encoding energy-dependent translational throttle protein EttA, with amino-acid sequence MAQYVYTMHRVGKVVPPKREILKNISLSFFPGAKIGVLGLNGAGKSTLLRIMAGVDTEIEGEARPMAGINVGYLPQEPKLDPEQTVRDVVEEAVGQIKQAQARLDEVYAAYAEPDADFDALAAEQAKLEAILQAADGHNLDRQLEVAADALRLPAWDAKVGVLSGGEKRRVALCRLLLSAPDMLLLDEPTNHLDADSVAWLEHFLHDFPGTVVAITHDRYFLDNVAGWILELDRGQGIPFEGNYSGWLESKAARLTQEAKQEAAHAKAMKAELEWVRSGAKARQSKSKARLQRFEEMQSQEFQKRSETNEIYIPAGQRLGDKVIEFKNVSKGYGDRLLIDDLSFVVPKGAIVGVIGGNGAGKSTLFRMIMGKEQPDSGTIEIGDTVQLASVDQSRENLSDTKTVWEQVSDGSDVIKIGNYEVPSRSYVGRFNFKGADQQKFVKDLSGGERGRLHLALTLKQGGNVLLLDEPSNDLDVETLRALEDALLDFPGAAIVISHDRWFLDRIATHILSYEDDSNVVFFEGNYTEYEADRKKRLGEAAAQPKRVKYKKLA